One region of Halohasta litchfieldiae genomic DNA includes:
- a CDS encoding ISH3-like element ISHla1 family transposase: MSKTKQADGEIHEDQLLNFLVNRLDEEVSLSLANNAEITAEDIYEVLVGACADGTSVSTLCASSQNSPAGNTVLYHLRTKFEPERLERVANTLLRKDLDELLPEQVEVCADLHLRPYYGDEDDTDGLYHSVAKRGTTAFHAYATLYARVKNKRYTLAVRRLKDGDTASSVLAEFFGVLDGLDAGVKAVYLDRGFYDSKCLTLLQAHNYAYVIPIIRWGEAIQQELSEGWSRVIQHDLTGKLDGHSWTVDFPVYIDCTYLNGKYDENGVARHGYAADAPFIDSPRDARYHYSKRFGIESSYRLFEQAIATTTTRDPTVRLLYVVVSLLLQNVWRYLHYEYVATPRRGGRRLWWWPYKEFVNMIRRAAWTALAVRRAVPANRPPDDRFHR, from the coding sequence GTGTCTAAAACCAAACAAGCAGACGGTGAGATCCACGAGGACCAGCTTCTTAACTTTCTCGTCAACCGCCTTGACGAGGAAGTTTCGCTCTCGTTAGCCAATAACGCTGAAATCACTGCTGAAGACATCTATGAGGTCCTCGTCGGCGCTTGCGCCGACGGGACCTCTGTCTCTACGCTCTGTGCGTCGAGCCAGAACTCACCCGCTGGGAACACGGTCCTCTACCATCTTCGGACGAAGTTCGAGCCGGAACGGCTCGAACGAGTCGCTAACACGCTCCTGCGAAAGGATCTCGATGAATTGCTCCCCGAACAGGTGGAGGTCTGCGCAGACCTCCACCTGCGGCCCTACTACGGTGACGAAGACGACACAGACGGCCTCTATCACTCGGTAGCGAAGCGTGGAACCACTGCGTTCCACGCCTATGCCACACTCTACGCGCGTGTGAAGAACAAACGCTACACGCTGGCGGTACGCCGTCTCAAAGACGGCGATACCGCAAGTAGTGTCCTCGCTGAGTTCTTCGGTGTCCTCGACGGCCTTGACGCCGGGGTCAAGGCCGTCTACCTTGATCGCGGATTCTACGACAGTAAGTGTCTCACGCTGCTTCAGGCGCACAATTACGCGTACGTGATCCCGATCATCCGGTGGGGTGAGGCGATTCAGCAAGAGCTCTCGGAAGGATGGAGTCGCGTCATTCAGCATGATCTGACGGGGAAACTCGACGGTCACAGCTGGACCGTCGATTTTCCCGTCTACATCGACTGTACGTACCTAAATGGGAAGTATGACGAGAACGGTGTGGCGCGTCACGGCTACGCCGCTGACGCGCCGTTCATCGACTCACCACGGGACGCTCGATACCACTACTCGAAACGCTTCGGTATCGAGTCAAGCTATCGCTTGTTTGAGCAAGCGATAGCGACAACGACAACACGAGATCCAACGGTACGGCTGCTGTACGTGGTGGTGAGTCTCCTCTTACAGAACGTCTGGCGGTACCTTCACTACGAGTATGTGGCGACGCCCCGCCGAGGCGGGCGTCGCCTCTGGTGGTGGCCGTACAAGGAGTTCGTCAATATGATTCGACGAGCTGCGTGGACGGCCCTCGCGGTGCGTCGGGCCGTCCCCGCGAATCGGCCACCTGACGACCGATTCCACCGCTAA